AACGCCGTGACGAAGAAACCTACAATCCTAAAATTCCTTCCGGCACTATAGAATTGGAAGCAAAAGCAATCACTGTCCTTGGAAAGGTATATAAAGACCTTCCCTTTGAAGTCGCAAGCTCAAAGGAAATCCGGGAGGATGTGCGCTTAAAATACCGTTATCTGGACCTAAGAAACAAAAAAGTCAAAGATAATTTGCTTTTTCGTTCCCAGGTTATAAGCTTTTTAAGGCAAAAGATGGAGGGCATGGGCTTTATGGAAATACAGACTCCCATTTTGTCCGCTTCATCTCCTGAAGGCGCCCGTGACTACATTGTACCTTCAAGAAAATACAAGGGCAAATTTTATGCTCTGCCTCAGGCACCCCAGCAGTACAAACAGCTTTTAATGGTGTCGGGCATAGATAAATACTTTCAGATTGCCCCTTGTTTTCGCGATGAGGATGCCAGGGCTGACCGTTCACCGGGAGAATTTTATCAGCTGGACTTTGAAATGAGTTTTGCCACCCAGGAAGATGTATTCCGCGCCGGTGAAGAGGTTTTAACAGAAACCTTCAAAAAATTCGCACCGGAGGGTTTTGAAGTGACGGATGCACCCTATCCTGTTATCGGCTACAGGCAGGCAATGCTGGAATTCGGAACAGATAAGCCGGATCTTAGAAATCCACTTAGGATTATAGACGTAACCGACCTTTTCCAGAAATGCACCTTCAAGCCCTTCCATAATAAGACCGTAAGAGCCATAAAGGTTCATGCCGACATGTCAAAGGGCTTCCACGAAAAAATGCTGGAATTTGCTAAGGAGATAGGTATGGGCGGTTTGGGTTATCTTGAAATAAAAGAAGATATGTCCTATAAGGGACCAATTGATAAATTTATTCCCGAGGATTTAAAGGGCGAGCTTGCCGACCGTGCCAGATTGGTGTCCGGCGATGTAATATTCTTCATTGCCGATAAGGAGGATTTGGCCAACAAATACGCAGGCCAGATAAGAAATGAACTGGGACAGCGCCTTGATATATGTGAGAAAAATGCCTACCGTTTTTGCTATGTAAATGATTTCCCCATGTATGAAACGGATGAGGAAACAGGAAAAATAGGCTTTACTCACAACCCCTTCTCCATGCCCCAGGGCGGCCTGGAAGCATTAAATTCAAAAGACCCCTTGGATATACTGGCATACCAGTATGACATAGTATGCAACGGCATTGAATTATCCTCGGGAGCTGTGAGAAACCATGACCTTGATATTATGGTAAAAGCCTTTGAAATAGCAGGCTACGATGAAGAAACATTAAGAAATAAATTCGGAGCATTATATAACGCCTTCCAGTTTGGCGCTCCGCCCCACGCAGGTATGGCCCCCGGCGTCGACAGAATGATAATGCTTTT
This Oxobacter pfennigii DNA region includes the following protein-coding sequences:
- the aspS gene encoding aspartate--tRNA ligase, translating into MSDMYRSKTMDKISENDIGSKMKIAGWVENIRDHGGVSFIDLRDMYGVMQVVLRDTELLKGIKKEECLSIEGVIERRDEETYNPKIPSGTIELEAKAITVLGKVYKDLPFEVASSKEIREDVRLKYRYLDLRNKKVKDNLLFRSQVISFLRQKMEGMGFMEIQTPILSASSPEGARDYIVPSRKYKGKFYALPQAPQQYKQLLMVSGIDKYFQIAPCFRDEDARADRSPGEFYQLDFEMSFATQEDVFRAGEEVLTETFKKFAPEGFEVTDAPYPVIGYRQAMLEFGTDKPDLRNPLRIIDVTDLFQKCTFKPFHNKTVRAIKVHADMSKGFHEKMLEFAKEIGMGGLGYLEIKEDMSYKGPIDKFIPEDLKGELADRARLVSGDVIFFIADKEDLANKYAGQIRNELGQRLDICEKNAYRFCYVNDFPMYETDEETGKIGFTHNPFSMPQGGLEALNSKDPLDILAYQYDIVCNGIELSSGAVRNHDLDIMVKAFEIAGYDEETLRNKFGALYNAFQFGAPPHAGMAPGVDRMIMLLRNEENIREVIAFPMSGTAQDLLCGAPAEVTEKQLREVHIRIRN